The following proteins are co-located in the Mycolicibacterium goodii genome:
- a CDS encoding MmpS family transport accessory protein gives MQRFSVAGRLRQRWMFLVAAVVIAVAGFAVYRLHGVFASQDVTSTPSGAANEIIPFNPKHVVMEVMGPPGTVATVTYLDVNAQPQRADNVPLPWTYDTTTTQPAVFVNVQAQGDSDSIGCRITIDDDIKDERWVNTVNAYTYCLEKSG, from the coding sequence ATGCAGCGGTTTTCGGTCGCAGGACGACTGAGGCAACGCTGGATGTTCTTGGTGGCGGCCGTGGTGATCGCGGTCGCCGGGTTCGCCGTGTACCGGCTGCACGGCGTCTTCGCCTCGCAGGACGTCACGTCCACCCCCAGCGGCGCCGCCAACGAGATCATTCCGTTCAACCCGAAACACGTGGTCATGGAGGTGATGGGCCCACCGGGCACGGTGGCCACCGTCACCTACCTGGACGTCAACGCTCAACCTCAGCGCGCCGACAATGTCCCGCTGCCGTGGACCTACGACACCACCACCACCCAACCCGCGGTGTTCGTCAACGTCCAGGCCCAGGGCGACAGCGACTCGATCGGGTGCCGAATCACGATCGATGACGACATCAAGGACGAGAGGTGGGTGAACACCGTGAATGCCTACACCTACTGCCTGGAGAAGTCCGGATGA